Below is a window of Desulfuromonas sp. TF DNA.
GCGCCTCCCGCGGCTCATCTCGATTGAAAAAGCCCTGGAGATGATTCTTACAGGCCGCAAGGTTAGTGCGGAGGATGCTTATGAGATCGGCCTTATCGATCGGGTGGCCGCATCGAAGGGCCTTCTCGATGACGCCCTTATTCTCGCCCGTGAGGCCGTGCTCGACAAGCGGCATCTCCTTGCGGCCCGGAAGAGTAAAGTCAGGGACTTGCGCCGGTGGATGCTCGAGAAAAATGCCATCGGCCGGACCCTTCTTTTCAACAGGGCGCTCAAGAGCGCCCGGCAGAAGTCCGGGGGGCATTATCCGTCACCTCCGGCAATCGTCGAGGTGATGCGGAAAGGGTTGTCCCTCTCCCTTCCGAAAGGACTTGAACTGGAGGCGATTGAACTGGGCCGTCTGGTCGTCACGCCTGAGTGCAAAAATCTCATCCATGTTTATTTCCTCTCCCAGCGCCCATCCAAAGGTCCGGATTTGCCGGTGGAAGCCCGGCCGCTGCGGAAAGCGGCGGTGCTGGGAGCCGGAACAATGGGCGGCGGCATCGCCCAGTTGCTTGCCGATAAAGGGATACCCGTCCTTCTGAAGGATATCCGCCCGGAAGCGGTTGAAGCGGGCCTTGAACATGCGCGCCGGATTTTCGGCAAAGAGATGTCCAGGAAGAGAAAAGACCAAAAGGCGGTGTCCGGTAAAATGGAGAAAATCACCGGAACGACCAGTTACGAAGGATTCCACGAGGTGGATCTGGTAGTGGAAGCTGTCGTGGAAAAGATGGAGGTGAAACAGTCTGTGCTTCAGGAGGTCGAGGCGCACCTGCCGGAAAGCGCCGTCTTTGCCACGAACACGTCCGCCCTTTCCGTAAGCGAATTGCAGGGTTCGGCTCGCCGCCCAGGCAACGTGGGCGGCATGCATTTCTTCAATCCGGTGCACCGCATGCCGCTGGTGGAAATCATCCGCGGCGATCTGACTTCCGATCTGACTGCGGCGACCCTTTTCGAGGCGGCCCGCCGCCTTGTGAAAACTCCTATTATTGTTGCGGATCGTCCCGGGTTCCTGGTGAACCGATTGCTGGTCGCCTATCTCAACGAAGCCTGCCTCATCGCGGCCGCCGGGGTCGACTGGCAATCCCTCGACAAGAAGGCCGTAGAGTTCGGACTGCCGATGGGTCCGTTCCGCTTGATTGACGAAGTCGGCATCGATATCGCCACCGAGGTGGCAAAAACCCTCAGCAAGGCATTTTCCTACCTGCCGGAGAGCCCTCTGCTCCCAAGAATCGTTTCAAGCGGATTGCGGGGGAAAAAAGCGGGCAGAGGCTTCTATCTTCACGTGCAGGGAGAAAAACCGAAGCCAAACCGCAGCGTCGACCGGGAGCTCGGATTGTGCAAGCTCCGCGACGCCACGGCATTCGATATGCGAAAGCTTCTTCTGCTCATGGTCAACGAGGCTGGCCGCTGCCTGGAAGAGAAGGTTGTGAGTACCCCTGAAGACGTCGATACCGGCATGGTTTTCGGTGCCGGATTTCCTCCTTTTCGTGGAGGGCTCTGCCGCTGGGCGGATGCCGAAGGGCTTTCAAAACTGGTCGGTGAACTGGAGGAGATCTCGGCGGATGCCGGCAGACGTTACGAGCCCTGCACCTACATCAAGGAGCGCAAAAATTTTTATCGATGATCCGGGCTCCCCATTTGCAGCCCATTTGGTGGTTCGGACCGCACCATATAAAAAGGGCCGGAGAGATGATCTCTCCGGCCCTTGAGAGTTTGATTCCGTCGTGACATCAGCCAAGGAAAACGTTGTGGTTTCTGGCCCGGTTAGCCAGAATGGTAGGGTCAAGTACCTCTCCGCAGGAGCAACATTTCCAAGCGTCGAATGAACGGACGAAATCATAGAACTTCTCAGCGTACATTCTCCCTTTGCATTTCGGACACTTCATGTTTTTCCCCCTTTGCCTATGTTTGTAAGACTTGGTGACCGCGTTGGTTAGATCCTACGTATTTCACCAGTCGTGCCATCTTTGCCGAAAAAGAGGAGAAAAACAGTCACAAAATCCTTTCAATATTGAGTTTAAGGCCATATTTCAAGTACTTGCGGAAATGGAGTGGTGGGCTAAAAAAAATTTCTCCAGCCTTCAATGCTTCGCGGACCGATCCCCCGCACCCTTTTCAACCCGTCCAGCGAGCCAAAATCGCCATTTTGTTGACGGTCATCTTCGATTCTCTCCGCCAACCGGGGACCGACTCCGGATAGGGCCTGCCAGTCGTCATAGTTCATGCAGTCAGGGTGGAGTGCTATCCCGAGGGCCATGCGTTGCAATGCCGGAAGCCACTTTCGTTTCATTTCAACCACTTGGGACTCGTCTACGAGAATATCCACGAATTCACCGGGACGAAGGGGGAGGTGTATTCGCGGATCTTCCGCCAGAGAGGGAGCCAATCCCAGCCCAGTCAATTTAATGACGTCTTCCAGGGAGGTACCGTCAGAAAATTGATGAAGACCGGGAGCCGGAAATCCTTCCCCCAGGACCACCGCAACTTCCGGCCGACTTTCCACGAAAAAAGCCGGGGGTCCTCCGTCGTGGAGGACCGCCCGGCTGTAGAAGACCGCGTAACCGGCGAGCAGGACTAGAACAAGTAAACCAGCTCCTCGCGGAGAGCGCACCGGCTACCGTTCCTGATCCTTGAGCAGTTTGTACTGCAGAGCATCCACAAGGGCATGGTACGAGGCATCGATGATGTTATCGCTCACCCCCACCGTTCCCCAGCGGGAAGCCTTGTCCCCCGATTCGATCAGCACCCGAGTGATCGAGGCCGTCCCCTTGCCGGCTGGAAGAACCCGAACCTTGTAGTCGAGCAGCCGCACTTCCCTGATCTGGGGATAAAAGCTTTCCAGCGCCTTGCGCAGTGCATTATCCAGGGCATTGACAGGCCCATTGCCATCGGCGGCGGTGTGTTCGATTTTCCCTCCCACCTTGACCTGTATGGTGGCCTCGGAGATCGGTTTTTCGTCTTCATGCCTCTTGGTGTCGATGACTCTGAATCCGATCACCGAGAAAAAATGGCGCATGGTTCCCAGAGCCCGGCGCATGAGCAGTTCGAAGGAGGCCTCCGCCCCTTCGAATTGATAACCCTTGTTCTCCATCTCCTTGATTTCCTCGAGGATCTCCAGGGTGACCGGGTCCTTGCTGTCAAGATTGATGTTGAACTGCTCGGCCTTGGCAAGAATGTTGGATCGTCCGGAGAGATCGGAGACGAGCACCCGGGTGATATTGCCCACCCGTTCCGGCCGGATGTGTTCGTACGTTTCGGGATGGCGCTGGATGGCGGAGACGTGCACTCCCCCCTTGTGGGCGAAAGCGGAATTTCCGACGTAGGCCTGGTGTTTGTTGGGTACAAGGTTGGCCAGTTCGTAGATATAGCGGGAAACCTCGCGCAATCTTTTCAGCTGCCCGTCATCGACGCATTCCCGTTCCATCTTGAGGCGCAGCGATGGGATGATGGAGCAGAGATTGGCGTTGCCGCACCGCTCGCCGAAACCGTTTATCGTCCCCTGAACGTGGACGATGCCGTTTTCCACCGCCACCAGGGAATTGGCCACCGCACATTCGCTGTCGTTGTGAGTGTGAATCCCCAGCGGGGTGGACACCGCCTTCTTCACCTCGTCAAGGATGCTCGGGATCTGGTGCGGCAGAGTGCCGCCGTTTGTGTCGCACAGAACGATGCAGTCCGCCCCGGCCTCCTGGGCTGCCTGAAGGGTCTTGAGCGCGTACTCGGGGTTGGCCCGGTACCCGTCGAAGAAATGCTCGGCATCGTAGATCACTTCGCCGACCTGTTCCTTGAGATAGGCGAGGGAATCGTAGATGAGCTCAAGGTTCTCTTCCAGACTGATGCGCAGCGCCTCGAATACATGGAAGTCCCAAGTCTTGCCGAAAATGGTGACCACGTCCGGCTCAGCCTGGATGAGAGTCTGGATGTTGTTGTCCCTGGCTGGAGTCGTTTTAGCCCGACGGGTGGAGCCGAAGGCGGCGATCTTCGCCTGCGACAGGGAAACCTTTTTGATGTCCTTGAAGAAGGCGATATCCTTTGGATTTGAGCCGGGCCAACCTCCCTCGATGTAATGAATCCCCAGTTCATCCAGCTTCTGGGCGATGCGGATCTTATCCGCCACAAGAAAAGAAACATCCTCTGCCTGGGTGCCGTCCCTCAGTGTCGTATCGTACAGCTTGATCAGACTCATTCCCTCATCCTCGATATGATGCATATCACGCGTAACGCGCCCACGCGTCGCGGATTATTCCGCCTTCACGTCCTTTCTGGAGAGTCCGAAAGCATCGTGGAGAACCCGCACCGCCAGTTCCGTGTACTTGGAGTCGACGACGCAGGAGACCTTGATCTCGCTGGTCGAGATCATCTGTATGTTGATGCCTTCCTGCGAGAGAGTCTGGAACATCTTGCTGGCGATGCCCGAATGGGAGCGCATGCCGACGCCGACAATAGAGACCTTGGCGATATTCTCGTCGGAAGCGACGCCGCCGGCTCCAATCTGGGAGGCCGTCTCTTCGACGATCTTGAGAGCTTTTTTGAAATCCGACCGGGGGACCGTGAAAGTCAGGTCGGTATACCCTTCGTGGGAAACGTTCTGAATGATCATGTCCACGGTGATATTGGCATGGGACAGGGGCGAGAATAGCTTGGAGGCGATCCCCGGCTTGTCGGGTACGCGCATCACTGAGATTTTAGCTTCATCTTTGTTGTAGGTAATCCCCGAAACCAGAACGGTCTCCATATCAGCATCCTCCTTCATCACCAGGGTCCCTGGATTGTCGTTGAAACTCGAACGGACATGAACCACCACGTCGTATTTCTTGGCAAATTCCACCGAACGGATCTGCAGCACTTTGGCCCCGAGGGATGCCATCTCCAGCATCTCGTCATAGGAGATCTTCTCGATCTTGGACGCCTCGGGAACCATCCGCGGGTCGGTGGTATAGACCCCGTCGACATCGGTGTAGATCTCGCAGACATCGGCCTTGAGACCGGCAGCCACCGCCACCGCCGAAGTATCGGATCCGCCGCGGCCGAGGGTGGTGACGTTCCCCTCCTTGTCCGTGCCCTGGAACCCGGCGACCACGATGATGGTGCCGTTCTTCAGGTCCTCACGGATTTTCTTGTCCTCGATCTTCTCGATGCGGGCTTTGGAGTAGGAGCTGTCGGTAAGAATCGGAATTTGATGACCGAGGTAGCTCTTGGCCTTGTACCCCATCGACTGCAGGCACATGGACAAGAGGGCGATCGTCACCTGCTCGCCGGTGGCGACCAGGACGTCGTATTCCCGTTCGCTGGGAAACTCGCAGATCTCGTTGGCCAGGGCGACCAGCTTGTTGGTTTCGCCGGCCATGGCGGAGACGATCACCACCACATCGTTGCCGTCGTCGTAGGTCCTGGCGACCCGACGGGCAACATTGCGGATCTTCTCGATGGTCCCCACCGAAGTTCCACCATATTTCTGCACAACCAGGGCCATAATTACCTATGCCTCCTTTTGCTGTAAAAAGCGGCCGTAAGGACGCTTGAATTCTAAGCTTTGTTGACGCGTTCGGTTTTTCTTCCACCGCGGCCGGGCTTGTGAACGGCAGAGTCGCCGACATCCTCGGCCGCCTCCATGATCATCTCCGGGAGGGTGGGATGAGAGTGGATGACTTCCCCGAGTCGGGCGGCGCTCATCTTCTCCTGCATGGCCACCGCCACTTCCGCGATCAGGGCCGATGCTTCCTCCCCGACAATGGAAGCGCCGAGGATCGTGCCGTCCTCCTTGGCCGCAACCACCTTGACTAGGCCTCTCGGCTCCCCGTCGCAGAGCGCCTTGCTCGACGCCTGGTAGGAAAAGCGGCCGACCTTGACCTCCAGCCCCTTCTCCTTGCAGTCCTCTTCTGTCAAACCGACCTGCCCGATCTCCGGCAGGGTGAATATGGTGCTGGGAACAACGCGGTAATCGGCTCGGCGATCCCCGCCCAGGGCATTTGCCACGGCGATACCGCCCTGATAGGAGGCGACATGGGCGAGCTGAATGATGTTGGTGACGTCGCCGATGGCAAAGATTCCCTCGGCCGAGGTGCGCATTCCCTCATCCACCACCACAGCCCCCCTCTCGGTCCTGACACCGGCCTCCTCCAGCCCCAGTCCTTCGGTATTGGGCACCCGCCCCACCGCGACCAGCACCTTTTCGACGGACAGCTCCCGGCCTCCGGAGATGCGGGCAGTCACCTTTCCTTCAGCCGTCTCAAGTGCTTCGACCGAGGTGCCGGTATGGATGGTCACCCCCTGTTCCTTCAGGGTTTTTTCCACTTCCCGCACCGCCTGCCGATCGCTGCGGGCGAGGATGGCGGGAAGCTGCTCCACAATGGTCACTTCAGTGCCCATGGCGGAAAAAATACTGGCGAATTCGCAGCCTATATAGCCGCCGCCGATGACCAGCAGGCTCTTGGGAAGCTCTTTAATAGCAAGAATTTCATTACTGGTCAAAACATTTTTCCCGTCGATGGGTAGGGTTTCAGGACGAGCCACCACGGACCCCGTCGCCAGAATGATGTTCTTGGCCCGGATATGGCCGACCACGTCCTTGCTACGGATTTTCACCTTTCCTGTCCCCTCCAGGGAGGCCTCGCCCCGAAAGATGTCGACACCGTTCCCTTTGAGAAGCTGTTCCACCCCGCCGACCAGCTTCTCGACCACCTCGTCCTTGCGCCGGGCGGCCTGAGCGAAATCAAAGTCGAGATTCTCCGCACGGATGCCATGGGAGGCTGAATTCTTGATTCTCTGGAGCAGCAACGCGGTGCTGTACAGGGCCTTGGTCGGAATGCACCCCCGATTGAGGCAGGTCCCCCCCACCTTGTCCCTCTCTATGAGACATACGCAGGCGCCCTGCTGGGCCGCCCGAATGGCCGCGACGTATCCGCCGGGGCCGCCTCCGATGACCGCTATATCGAACTCGATCATGAGAACTCCCCCTTCTCCCGCCATCGGCGGGCAAGATGCGCCAGCACTTCTTCACCATATTCCCCCCGGGCCCGAAACAGCACCGTTCGGCCTTCGGCTTCTCCGTAGGAGATCTCAACCCGAAGGCCCTCGGCCTCCAGGCCGGGAAACCGGTCGGCCCATTCCACCACCGTCACCCCGCTTCCGTTAATATAGCCGTCGAAATCGATATCGACCAGCTCGTCGGGATCGGAAAGACGGTACAGATCGAAATGGTAGAGCT
It encodes the following:
- a CDS encoding 3-hydroxyacyl-CoA dehydrogenase NAD-binding domain-containing protein, whose translation is MSTAVRCEIHQGVAVVTLDSPDEKVNILTSAFLRELESTAQLLEQKRPTAAVVLSAKSGGFIAGADIREIQRVTDAAEGADLAREGQRIFGLWAGLPFPVVAAIHGHCMGGGTEFALACGYRIAAPDSTIALPEVRLGILPGFGGTQRLPRLISIEKALEMILTGRKVSAEDAYEIGLIDRVAASKGLLDDALILAREAVLDKRHLLAARKSKVRDLRRWMLEKNAIGRTLLFNRALKSARQKSGGHYPSPPAIVEVMRKGLSLSLPKGLELEAIELGRLVVTPECKNLIHVYFLSQRPSKGPDLPVEARPLRKAAVLGAGTMGGGIAQLLADKGIPVLLKDIRPEAVEAGLEHARRIFGKEMSRKRKDQKAVSGKMEKITGTTSYEGFHEVDLVVEAVVEKMEVKQSVLQEVEAHLPESAVFATNTSALSVSELQGSARRPGNVGGMHFFNPVHRMPLVEIIRGDLTSDLTAATLFEAARRLVKTPIIVADRPGFLVNRLLVAYLNEACLIAAAGVDWQSLDKKAVEFGLPMGPFRLIDEVGIDIATEVAKTLSKAFSYLPESPLLPRIVSSGLRGKKAGRGFYLHVQGEKPKPNRSVDRELGLCKLRDATAFDMRKLLLLMVNEAGRCLEEKVVSTPEDVDTGMVFGAGFPPFRGGLCRWADAEGLSKLVGELEEISADAGRRYEPCTYIKERKNFYR
- a CDS encoding helix-hairpin-helix domain-containing protein; translation: MRSPRGAGLLVLVLLAGYAVFYSRAVLHDGGPPAFFVESRPEVAVVLGEGFPAPGLHQFSDGTSLEDVIKLTGLGLAPSLAEDPRIHLPLRPGEFVDILVDESQVVEMKRKWLPALQRMALGIALHPDCMNYDDWQALSGVGPRLAERIEDDRQQNGDFGSLDGLKRVRGIGPRSIEGWRNFF
- the cimA gene encoding citramalate synthase; this encodes MSLIKLYDTTLRDGTQAEDVSFLVADKIRIAQKLDELGIHYIEGGWPGSNPKDIAFFKDIKKVSLSQAKIAAFGSTRRAKTTPARDNNIQTLIQAEPDVVTIFGKTWDFHVFEALRISLEENLELIYDSLAYLKEQVGEVIYDAEHFFDGYRANPEYALKTLQAAQEAGADCIVLCDTNGGTLPHQIPSILDEVKKAVSTPLGIHTHNDSECAVANSLVAVENGIVHVQGTINGFGERCGNANLCSIIPSLRLKMERECVDDGQLKRLREVSRYIYELANLVPNKHQAYVGNSAFAHKGGVHVSAIQRHPETYEHIRPERVGNITRVLVSDLSGRSNILAKAEQFNINLDSKDPVTLEILEEIKEMENKGYQFEGAEASFELLMRRALGTMRHFFSVIGFRVIDTKRHEDEKPISEATIQVKVGGKIEHTAADGNGPVNALDNALRKALESFYPQIREVRLLDYKVRVLPAGKGTASITRVLIESGDKASRWGTVGVSDNIIDASYHALVDALQYKLLKDQER
- a CDS encoding aspartate kinase, whose translation is MALVVQKYGGTSVGTIEKIRNVARRVARTYDDGNDVVVIVSAMAGETNKLVALANEICEFPSEREYDVLVATGEQVTIALLSMCLQSMGYKAKSYLGHQIPILTDSSYSKARIEKIEDKKIREDLKNGTIIVVAGFQGTDKEGNVTTLGRGGSDTSAVAVAAGLKADVCEIYTDVDGVYTTDPRMVPEASKIEKISYDEMLEMASLGAKVLQIRSVEFAKKYDVVVHVRSSFNDNPGTLVMKEDADMETVLVSGITYNKDEAKISVMRVPDKPGIASKLFSPLSHANITVDMIIQNVSHEGYTDLTFTVPRSDFKKALKIVEETASQIGAGGVASDENIAKVSIVGVGMRSHSGIASKMFQTLSQEGINIQMISTSEIKVSCVVDSKYTELAVRVLHDAFGLSRKDVKAE
- the lpdA gene encoding dihydrolipoyl dehydrogenase encodes the protein MIEFDIAVIGGGPGGYVAAIRAAQQGACVCLIERDKVGGTCLNRGCIPTKALYSTALLLQRIKNSASHGIRAENLDFDFAQAARRKDEVVEKLVGGVEQLLKGNGVDIFRGEASLEGTGKVKIRSKDVVGHIRAKNIILATGSVVARPETLPIDGKNVLTSNEILAIKELPKSLLVIGGGYIGCEFASIFSAMGTEVTIVEQLPAILARSDRQAVREVEKTLKEQGVTIHTGTSVEALETAEGKVTARISGGRELSVEKVLVAVGRVPNTEGLGLEEAGVRTERGAVVVDEGMRTSAEGIFAIGDVTNIIQLAHVASYQGGIAVANALGGDRRADYRVVPSTIFTLPEIGQVGLTEEDCKEKGLEVKVGRFSYQASSKALCDGEPRGLVKVVAAKEDGTILGASIVGEEASALIAEVAVAMQEKMSAARLGEVIHSHPTLPEMIMEAAEDVGDSAVHKPGRGGRKTERVNKA
- the tsaE gene encoding tRNA (adenosine(37)-N6)-threonylcarbamoyltransferase complex ATPase subunit type 1 TsaE, which gives rise to MREWIVTTSSPDETRELGRLLGGIIADPMAVLLSGELGAGKTCLTQGLAIGLGIPAGEPVTSPSYTLMNHYRGRLELYHFDLYRLSDPDELVDIDFDGYINGSGVTVVEWADRFPGLEAEGLRVEISYGEAEGRTVLFRARGEYGEEVLAHLARRWREKGEFS